A portion of the Halodesulfovibrio aestuarii DSM 17919 = ATCC 29578 genome contains these proteins:
- a CDS encoding response regulator: MLHTILLVDDEEGIRKILGLSLRDLGYTVYTAASGEEGIELFNKYEPEIVLTDIKMPGITGLDLLEKFKFQAPDTEVIMITGHGDMNLAIQSIKRNATDFITKPINEDALEIALKRAHERIDMRRQLNQYTCDLERLVDEQATQIVEQERQLAALQIAEGFADGLRTIVNLIDGGASMFNQLPCFVSVHNANSEIISTNPLFTERIGPSTGKPSWWAYKGDTIRRPDSSPVERVLLSGDAQSSQEIITDKKGNKLPVQVNAVPILANDGTIELVLELAADMTEIQSMQEELRITRHRYQQLFEESPCYISVQNRELKIIANNRRFREDFGSSLGKSCHKLYAHRDTPCNQCPVMKTFEDGKTHQYETVITTQAGEQRNVLIWTAPICDVEGNIAEVMEMSTDITQLRALQDRLSTLGLLLGSTAHGIKGLLTALDGGIYRLGSGIKMGKQERIEDSYNDLSHLIYRLRNMVLDILHYAKERSLNWEVILLPNFVHEIENIIRPKAEAKGVSFKCVAPEEGTIEADYGGLSSAIVNILENAVDSCEAAHSTAEYCVVFTVCTDGKAVDFTITDNGSGMSQETREKLFTLFFSSKGSAGTGIGLFVANQTVQQHGGTISVSSEQGEGSSFAIRMHTELPQHLKKELSEKHS; encoded by the coding sequence ATGTTGCACACGATTCTGCTTGTGGATGATGAGGAAGGCATTCGAAAAATCTTAGGTTTGTCGCTGCGGGACCTAGGATATACTGTATATACAGCTGCCAGCGGCGAAGAAGGTATTGAGCTGTTTAACAAGTACGAACCGGAAATTGTGCTTACGGACATTAAAATGCCCGGCATTACCGGCCTTGACCTGCTCGAAAAATTCAAATTTCAGGCTCCGGATACAGAAGTTATCATGATTACCGGTCATGGCGATATGAACTTAGCTATCCAGAGCATCAAACGCAACGCTACCGATTTTATCACCAAGCCTATCAACGAAGATGCTCTGGAAATTGCACTCAAACGTGCACACGAACGCATAGACATGCGTCGTCAACTCAACCAGTACACCTGCGACCTTGAACGCCTTGTTGACGAACAGGCAACCCAGATTGTAGAACAAGAACGGCAGCTTGCTGCACTGCAAATTGCAGAAGGCTTTGCAGATGGGTTGCGCACTATCGTAAATCTTATCGATGGTGGAGCCTCCATGTTCAACCAACTGCCATGCTTTGTTTCTGTACACAACGCTAACAGCGAAATCATTTCCACCAATCCGCTCTTCACCGAACGCATAGGCCCTTCCACGGGCAAACCCAGCTGGTGGGCATACAAAGGTGATACCATTCGACGGCCTGACAGTTCTCCTGTTGAGCGCGTTCTTCTTTCTGGGGATGCTCAATCCTCACAGGAAATTATTACAGATAAAAAAGGCAACAAACTTCCGGTACAGGTGAACGCGGTACCTATTCTAGCCAATGATGGCACTATTGAACTAGTGTTGGAACTAGCCGCAGATATGACGGAAATACAAAGCATGCAGGAAGAGTTGCGTATCACCCGCCATCGTTACCAACAGCTTTTTGAAGAATCTCCCTGCTACATCAGCGTACAAAACCGAGAGCTTAAGATTATCGCGAATAACAGACGGTTCCGTGAAGACTTCGGCAGCTCTCTCGGCAAAAGTTGTCATAAACTGTACGCCCATAGGGACACGCCCTGCAACCAGTGCCCAGTGATGAAAACATTTGAAGATGGCAAAACACATCAATACGAAACGGTTATCACCACTCAAGCAGGTGAACAACGCAATGTTCTGATCTGGACAGCCCCCATCTGTGATGTCGAAGGAAATATTGCCGAGGTGATGGAGATGTCTACAGACATCACCCAGCTTCGCGCCTTACAGGACAGACTCTCAACCCTTGGTCTACTGCTAGGTTCCACAGCACATGGCATTAAAGGTCTGCTCACAGCACTTGATGGCGGCATCTACCGTCTTGGTTCAGGCATTAAAATGGGCAAACAGGAACGTATTGAAGACAGCTACAATGATCTTTCCCACCTTATCTACCGTTTACGCAATATGGTTCTGGATATTTTGCACTATGCCAAAGAACGCTCGTTAAACTGGGAAGTAATTCTCCTACCGAACTTTGTTCATGAAATCGAAAATATTATCCGTCCTAAAGCCGAGGCCAAAGGGGTAAGTTTTAAGTGCGTCGCGCCGGAAGAAGGCACTATTGAGGCAGACTACGGAGGTCTTTCCTCCGCTATAGTAAATATTTTGGAAAATGCTGTTGATTCCTGCGAAGCTGCACATTCCACAGCCGAGTATTGTGTTGTGTTCACAGTCTGTACGGATGGCAAAGCTGTTGATTTTACCATCACCGACAATGGTTCAGGCATGTCTCAAGAAACACGGGAAAAATTGTTTACACTGTTTTTCTCTTCCAAGGGCTCTGCCGGAACCGGTATTGGACTATTTGTAGCAAACCAAACCGTACAACAGCATGGCGGAACAATTTCCGTTTCGTCAGAGCAGGGAGAAGGCAGCAGCTTCGCTATACGTATGCACACAGAACTTCCCCAGCATCTTAAAAAAGAACTTTCAGAAAAGCATAGCTAA
- a CDS encoding ATP-binding response regulator yields MSIASRSSVLLVDDEKGITVVLGAYITDLGYVVETAHSGDEALEKLNQKAYEVVVTDVRMPGMDGVALLKAVKKQWPETAVIITTGHADLSVAVDCLRLGAADFITKPVNMELLEFALRRAVERVIMRRQLVEYTMNLESLVEQRTRDLVRAERFAVMGETVAGLAHAIKNIAGGLEGALFVLEKGLELDRKDYLEQGWGMVKRDVTRVRDLTMNLLQLSRPLSLRPRSIDPGAPMCEIAELLTARMHEAGGKIIHSCVPLKSALLDEQAIHTCLMNLATNAVEAVEEAIQSGRKEFGDGKVMLHTECDAQHVRYLVEDNGRGLSSELFEQIEEGLVTTKDRGSGFGLMATRKAVREMGGELILEHGIEGGVRAVILLPFVSPE; encoded by the coding sequence ATGAGCATAGCATCAAGATCATCAGTATTGTTAGTAGACGACGAGAAAGGCATCACCGTTGTACTGGGAGCATACATTACAGACTTGGGATACGTGGTCGAAACTGCACACAGTGGTGATGAAGCTTTGGAGAAGCTGAATCAAAAGGCGTATGAGGTGGTCGTCACGGATGTGCGTATGCCGGGTATGGATGGTGTTGCGTTGTTGAAGGCGGTTAAGAAACAGTGGCCGGAGACCGCAGTAATTATTACAACGGGGCATGCAGATCTTTCTGTTGCGGTGGACTGCTTGCGGCTTGGAGCTGCGGATTTCATTACCAAGCCGGTTAATATGGAATTATTAGAGTTTGCGTTGCGGAGGGCTGTGGAGCGTGTAATTATGCGCAGGCAGCTCGTTGAATACACTATGAATTTGGAATCACTTGTTGAGCAGCGGACTCGGGACTTGGTTCGCGCTGAGCGTTTTGCCGTTATGGGGGAAACTGTCGCCGGATTGGCGCATGCTATTAAGAATATTGCAGGCGGTCTTGAAGGGGCATTGTTTGTTTTAGAAAAAGGGTTGGAGCTTGACCGCAAAGATTACTTGGAACAGGGCTGGGGCATGGTTAAACGCGATGTGACGCGGGTTCGAGACTTAACAATGAACCTGTTGCAGCTTTCGCGTCCATTGTCATTACGTCCCAGAAGTATCGACCCAGGGGCGCCCATGTGTGAAATTGCAGAGTTGCTTACAGCACGAATGCACGAAGCAGGGGGGAAGATTATCCACTCCTGTGTCCCCCTAAAATCCGCTTTGCTGGACGAACAGGCCATTCATACCTGTTTGATGAATCTTGCGACAAATGCAGTAGAGGCTGTAGAAGAGGCCATTCAATCGGGGCGTAAAGAATTTGGCGACGGTAAGGTTATGTTGCATACGGAATGTGATGCCCAGCATGTACGATATCTCGTTGAAGACAACGGACGCGGCCTTTCATCAGAATTGTTCGAGCAGATTGAAGAAGGACTTGTTACTACCAAAGATCGTGGTTCGGGTTTCGGCCTTATGGCAACCCGTAAAGCTGTGCGTGAAATGGGCGGTGAACTTATTTTGGAACATGGAATAGAGGGCGGTGTGCGTGCTGTTATTCTTCTTCCGTTTGTATCACCGGAATAA
- a CDS encoding PAS domain-containing sensor histidine kinase produces MAFWLSRFRNSLAVKVLLLIAVVLTLCLGLHSWGTMHFLSKHTASKLSIEADRLSKTILLSARYAMMANARSEINQIVSDIAKHPDIASVRIYDKQGVIRFSNYQDEVGTQVSMDTPSCSVCHITEPPKVTLTLQERTRTFSVDDSILLGTITPIMNETSCSKASCHAHNAGNTVLGELELTLHTNQAVLGLAAVQRKLLALTVIIYVLAVSLLVFGLRRYITSPIKKVIHSTKRISEGKPSELEAILCTGELGHLVDSVMAMEQSIAKKQDELDRKRKEYQDLFEQVPCSITVQDANMRILKYNKEFAERFSPKPGAFCYEAYKGLTDKCPNCPLDKTFQTGRPYCSEESRTNPDGSKAHWLVHVTPVFDDKGEVVAAMEMGIDISGRKRVEERLLTSEAKYHAIFNHIPNAVFVLDVEDYTIIDCNGMAERSYGYESGEMYNTSFISLFPEEEQEKARSYVKAFTALNRVRQKRKDATTFYVDFRLSPAVYNDRNVLLVSATDVTDRLETEQKLIQTGKMATLGEMATGVAHELNQPLTVIKAASGFMIRKISRSQPIEPDILKTMAEEIDSHVDRASQIIDHMRAFGRQSDLVLERVNLNSVIESSVGMFISQLTLRGITVDKKFKENLPEILGVANRLEQVFINLLLNARDAIEEAEAEGKSEDKIISLRTYSTPRAVVAVVEDTGTGVPPGLADKIFEPFFTTKKVGKGTGLGLSITYGLIKDFGGTIRVKNKKEGGARFTLMFPRSSS; encoded by the coding sequence ATGGCGTTTTGGCTTTCCCGTTTCCGTAATTCGTTGGCTGTTAAAGTCCTTCTGCTTATCGCTGTTGTACTTACTCTTTGTCTTGGTTTGCATTCATGGGGTACGATGCACTTTTTAAGCAAACATACTGCATCGAAGCTTTCTATTGAAGCAGACAGGCTCAGTAAGACAATATTGCTTTCTGCCCGCTATGCCATGATGGCAAATGCCCGTAGTGAGATAAATCAGATTGTTTCTGATATAGCAAAACATCCGGATATCGCCTCTGTTAGAATTTATGACAAACAGGGGGTTATCCGTTTTTCTAATTATCAGGATGAAGTAGGAACGCAGGTTTCTATGGATACTCCCTCCTGTTCCGTCTGCCATATTACAGAGCCGCCGAAGGTAACGTTAACACTTCAAGAACGAACCCGAACCTTTTCGGTGGACGATTCCATCCTGCTTGGAACTATTACTCCGATAATGAACGAGACAAGTTGCTCCAAGGCGAGTTGTCACGCGCATAATGCTGGCAATACAGTGTTAGGTGAACTGGAGCTTACTTTGCATACAAATCAGGCCGTGCTGGGGCTTGCTGCTGTGCAGAGGAAGCTGCTTGCGCTTACAGTAATAATTTATGTTCTGGCTGTATCTCTTCTGGTATTCGGGTTGCGGCGGTATATCACAAGTCCAATTAAAAAAGTTATTCATTCTACAAAACGTATAAGCGAAGGAAAGCCGTCAGAGTTAGAAGCAATTCTTTGTACTGGTGAGCTGGGACACCTTGTGGATTCAGTAATGGCTATGGAACAGTCTATAGCTAAGAAACAAGATGAGCTGGATAGAAAGCGTAAGGAATATCAGGATCTATTTGAGCAGGTCCCATGCAGTATTACCGTTCAGGATGCGAATATGCGTATCCTGAAATATAATAAGGAATTTGCAGAGCGGTTTTCTCCAAAGCCCGGTGCTTTTTGTTATGAAGCGTATAAGGGATTAACGGACAAGTGCCCAAACTGTCCGTTGGATAAAACATTTCAAACGGGGCGCCCGTACTGTTCAGAAGAAAGCCGGACAAACCCTGACGGGAGCAAGGCGCATTGGCTTGTACATGTTACTCCTGTGTTTGATGACAAAGGGGAAGTAGTAGCGGCAATGGAGATGGGGATAGACATTTCCGGCCGTAAGCGTGTGGAAGAGCGGCTTCTCACTTCCGAGGCTAAGTATCATGCCATTTTTAACCATATTCCTAACGCTGTATTTGTGTTGGATGTGGAAGATTATACTATTATTGACTGTAATGGCATGGCGGAGCGTAGCTATGGTTATGAATCAGGTGAAATGTATAACACATCGTTCATTAGTCTGTTCCCTGAAGAAGAACAAGAAAAGGCCAGATCATATGTAAAAGCCTTTACTGCACTCAACCGTGTGCGACAGAAGCGAAAAGATGCGACGACTTTTTATGTAGATTTTAGGCTTTCACCTGCTGTCTATAATGATCGTAACGTGCTGTTGGTTTCCGCAACAGACGTGACGGACAGACTTGAAACAGAACAGAAGCTGATTCAGACCGGTAAAATGGCGACGCTGGGTGAAATGGCAACCGGTGTAGCGCACGAACTTAATCAGCCTTTAACCGTGATTAAGGCAGCGAGCGGATTCATGATACGTAAAATTAGCCGTTCGCAGCCGATTGAGCCTGATATTCTGAAGACAATGGCGGAAGAAATTGATTCACATGTGGACAGGGCTAGTCAGATCATTGATCACATGCGCGCATTTGGCAGGCAGTCCGACCTTGTACTTGAACGGGTAAACCTGAATTCAGTTATCGAGAGTTCGGTAGGAATGTTTATCTCCCAGCTTACGCTCCGGGGCATTACTGTTGACAAGAAGTTTAAAGAGAACTTGCCGGAAATTCTGGGCGTTGCAAATCGTTTGGAGCAGGTTTTTATTAATCTACTTCTTAATGCTCGTGATGCTATTGAAGAGGCTGAAGCTGAGGGGAAAAGTGAAGATAAAATTATTAGCCTGCGTACATATTCCACTCCACGGGCCGTTGTTGCGGTTGTGGAAGACACTGGCACAGGTGTTCCTCCGGGGCTGGCAGATAAAATTTTCGAGCCGTTTTTTACAACCAAAAAAGTGGGTAAGGGAACAGGGCTTGGACTTTCTATCACCTATGGTTTGATAAAAGACTTTGGCGGAACTATCCGTGTTAAGAATAAAAAAGAAGGCGGCGCGCGGTTTACGCTTATGTTTCCTAGAAGCAGCAGCTAG
- a CDS encoding RrF2 family transcriptional regulator: MRLLTNSRYGTRLLLDIATHGQEKPVLMKESAARLGISQKYLEKIARQLRSGGYLKTRRGPSGGHRLAVDPASITVGEVVRVLEGGTDIVGCGQDAATCCDAPGCLTRLLWKEASNAMYSHLDKFTFAELVGYVEKGVKFGDYCVRTVQNANTAPMDDEQKRLNLLREYSLTGLEDSF, encoded by the coding sequence ATGCGACTATTAACCAATAGTAGATACGGAACGAGATTATTGCTCGATATTGCAACCCATGGTCAAGAAAAGCCGGTACTCATGAAAGAGTCAGCTGCACGGCTTGGCATTTCTCAGAAGTATCTTGAGAAAATTGCCAGACAATTGCGTTCTGGTGGATATTTAAAAACGCGACGTGGCCCTAGTGGCGGGCATAGGCTTGCGGTTGATCCGGCTTCAATTACCGTGGGTGAGGTTGTCCGAGTATTAGAAGGTGGAACTGACATAGTCGGGTGTGGACAGGATGCTGCAACATGTTGTGATGCGCCGGGGTGCCTTACAAGGCTGTTGTGGAAAGAGGCAAGCAATGCCATGTATTCTCATTTGGACAAATTTACCTTTGCTGAGCTCGTCGGCTATGTTGAAAAAGGTGTTAAATTTGGAGACTACTGCGTTCGTACTGTACAAAATGCAAACACTGCTCCAATGGATGATGAGCAAAAACGGCTCAACTTACTACGTGAGTACTCACTGACTGGTCTTGAAGACTCGTTTTAG
- a CDS encoding Lon protease family protein yields the protein MADVVERNLVPIDKLRWKFDPTALPFSNTTDLEQLDDIIGQRRGVEAFRFGVGIDAKGYNIFVTGEADVGKLGMVRQLLEKSSHKQCTPNDLCYVNNFKTPEEPILLTFDAGKGQLFKKEIETFLEDIKREIPQLFESQEYINSKNALLEEHDKKTRDFFKGLEERVKEAGFVLVNMQMGQVQRPDIVPVVDGEPTHLLKLEELVEKGRFPKDEFITLQAKYKELKEEIDTIFMDVRRLQKDVKTKSEEVDRLMFMNTARELALNLINTWKEHEKAAKHINDMLTNMAEHLDIIRLIGQPQTGPMPGMHLPAVNTEAVLHPYGVNLLVDNAESDGPPVIVESFPNYRNLFGSIERAMDRSGLWRTDFKKITAGSFIKANGGFLVLNLLDAIAEPGVWQTLKRALKTSELEIQTFDPYSFMATTGIKPESISMDVKVVVLASTQLYHLLKFYDPEVEMIFKVRADFDSSMNNTEEGVKEVCRLVATYAQKRELKPFSNGAVAALLEHSVRKSGRQEKLSTAFPVLGDIMAEADYFAKSAKSELVDLEHVQQALDSRIYRDGLVEEKIQEMIDRGSIFIDTEGDVTGQINGLAVYSTGDMLFGKPTRITCTTAMGKEGIINIERDAKMSGPTHNKGMLILSGYLRKNFAQNKPLSLAASIAFEQSYGGVDGDSASSTELYALLSSLSEVPIKQSIAVTGSVNQNGEVQPIGGVNEKIEGFFTVCKAKGLTGDQGVMIPHANVKDLMLKQEVVDAVKEGNFSIWAVKNVHDGIEVLTGMSAGVRGTDGKYPENTLYGLVDARLVSLAEGLRDFGKSNNNANEDQQSENDED from the coding sequence ATGGCAGATGTTGTAGAACGCAATTTGGTTCCTATTGATAAGCTGCGGTGGAAATTTGACCCGACAGCGCTCCCGTTTTCCAACACTACAGATTTGGAACAGCTTGATGATATTATCGGTCAGCGACGCGGTGTGGAAGCTTTCCGCTTTGGTGTGGGTATTGATGCTAAAGGGTACAATATTTTTGTAACCGGTGAGGCTGATGTCGGAAAACTGGGTATGGTGCGGCAATTGCTTGAAAAATCTTCGCATAAGCAGTGTACCCCTAACGATCTGTGTTACGTAAATAACTTTAAAACACCGGAAGAGCCTATTCTACTTACCTTTGACGCAGGTAAGGGCCAGCTGTTTAAGAAAGAGATTGAAACTTTTTTAGAAGACATCAAACGTGAAATACCGCAACTTTTTGAAAGTCAGGAATACATAAACAGCAAGAACGCTTTGCTGGAAGAGCATGACAAAAAGACCCGCGACTTCTTTAAGGGGCTTGAAGAACGTGTTAAAGAGGCAGGATTTGTGCTTGTTAATATGCAGATGGGACAAGTGCAGCGTCCGGATATTGTTCCGGTTGTGGATGGGGAACCTACTCACCTTCTCAAGTTGGAAGAACTTGTAGAAAAAGGTCGTTTCCCTAAAGACGAATTTATTACGCTTCAGGCAAAGTACAAGGAACTTAAAGAGGAAATTGATACCATCTTTATGGATGTTCGGCGGTTGCAGAAGGATGTGAAAACAAAAAGCGAAGAAGTTGACCGCTTGATGTTTATGAACACTGCCCGTGAGCTTGCCTTAAACTTGATTAACACCTGGAAAGAGCACGAAAAAGCAGCCAAGCATATTAATGACATGCTGACCAACATGGCTGAGCATCTTGATATAATTAGATTGATTGGTCAGCCACAAACAGGGCCAATGCCCGGTATGCACCTTCCTGCTGTTAATACAGAAGCTGTATTGCATCCATATGGCGTAAATTTACTGGTCGATAATGCAGAAAGCGATGGTCCTCCGGTAATTGTAGAATCTTTTCCAAACTATCGTAACCTGTTCGGCTCCATTGAACGTGCTATGGATAGATCCGGTCTATGGCGGACGGACTTCAAAAAGATCACTGCCGGTTCATTCATTAAAGCTAATGGCGGGTTTCTTGTACTTAACCTTTTGGACGCTATAGCAGAGCCTGGTGTTTGGCAGACACTGAAACGCGCTCTGAAAACGTCTGAGCTTGAAATCCAGACTTTTGATCCTTACTCATTTATGGCTACAACCGGTATTAAGCCGGAATCCATTTCCATGGATGTAAAGGTTGTTGTATTGGCAAGTACGCAACTGTATCACCTGCTTAAATTTTATGATCCGGAAGTAGAGATGATTTTTAAAGTTCGTGCAGATTTTGATTCCAGCATGAACAACACTGAAGAAGGTGTAAAAGAGGTCTGCCGCCTTGTTGCCACGTATGCTCAAAAACGAGAACTGAAGCCGTTCAGCAATGGAGCTGTGGCAGCTTTACTTGAGCATAGTGTCCGTAAAAGTGGTAGGCAGGAAAAACTAAGTACCGCTTTCCCTGTCCTCGGTGATATTATGGCAGAAGCAGACTACTTTGCTAAGAGTGCCAAGTCTGAACTTGTTGATCTGGAACATGTACAACAAGCTCTGGATTCGAGAATATACCGTGACGGCCTTGTGGAAGAGAAAATTCAGGAAATGATCGACCGTGGTAGTATTTTTATTGATACGGAAGGTGACGTTACTGGGCAGATCAATGGCCTTGCTGTCTACTCTACAGGCGATATGCTGTTTGGTAAGCCGACACGAATTACCTGTACTACGGCAATGGGGAAAGAGGGCATAATTAATATTGAACGCGATGCAAAGATGTCCGGGCCTACTCATAACAAAGGCATGCTTATTCTAAGTGGGTACCTGCGTAAGAACTTTGCACAGAATAAACCGCTTTCGCTTGCGGCCTCAATTGCCTTTGAACAGTCCTACGGCGGCGTAGATGGTGATTCTGCATCCTCAACTGAGCTGTATGCTCTTTTGTCCAGTTTGTCAGAGGTGCCTATTAAGCAATCTATCGCTGTTACTGGCTCTGTGAACCAGAATGGCGAAGTGCAGCCAATCGGTGGCGTAAACGAAAAAATAGAAGGCTTCTTTACTGTTTGTAAGGCAAAAGGGCTTACAGGTGATCAGGGGGTTATGATTCCTCATGCCAACGTAAAAGATCTGATGCTGAAACAGGAAGTGGTTGACGCTGTAAAAGAGGGCAACTTCTCTATATGGGCTGTAAAGAATGTCCATGACGGTATTGAAGTTTTAACCGGAATGTCTGCCGGTGTACGAGGTACTGACGGAAAATATCCTGAAAATACGTTATATGGCCTTGTGGATGCACGTCTTGTATCTCTTGCTGAAGGTTTGCGTGACTTTGGCAAAAGTAACAACAATGCCAACGAGGATCAGCAGTCGGAAAATGATGAAGACTAG
- a CDS encoding Hsp20/alpha crystallin family protein has protein sequence MPNLKSWRNQQLQRLKLDSDRMFNQICSEFGLPSVCQPLMDTELRLIETDEGYRLEAELPGVTEENLELSIDGAYLTLRCVYSEKCEGTESSGSFESQLRLPCKVRLEDVDASLEDGKLIINLPSCNIPQRRTIPITRGDKKE, from the coding sequence ATGCCCAATCTAAAATCATGGAGAAATCAGCAACTGCAACGGCTCAAACTCGATAGCGATCGTATGTTCAATCAAATTTGCTCTGAATTCGGCCTACCTTCTGTGTGCCAACCACTTATGGATACTGAATTGCGGCTGATTGAAACAGATGAAGGATATCGTCTCGAGGCAGAGCTTCCCGGTGTAACAGAAGAGAATCTCGAATTAAGTATTGATGGTGCATACTTAACATTGCGATGTGTGTATTCTGAAAAATGCGAAGGGACAGAGTCCAGTGGTTCTTTTGAAAGCCAGTTGCGTCTGCCTTGCAAAGTGAGGCTTGAGGATGTGGACGCCAGTTTGGAAGATGGAAAACTGATCATTAATTTGCCAAGCTGCAATATTCCACAGAGACGTACCATTCCAATTACCCGCGGCGATAAAAAAGAATAG
- a CDS encoding peptidylprolyl isomerase — MAKAKARHILVDSEDTCNELKARIIGGEDFAAIAKEYSKCPSGRRGGELGEFFPGQMVPEFDTVCFNEAVGVVHGPVQTQFGYHLVEVTERQD; from the coding sequence ATGGCAAAAGCTAAAGCACGTCATATCCTCGTTGATTCTGAGGATACTTGTAACGAACTTAAGGCACGTATCATTGGCGGAGAAGATTTTGCCGCGATCGCAAAAGAGTACTCAAAGTGCCCATCCGGTCGCCGTGGCGGAGAACTCGGAGAATTCTTCCCTGGCCAAATGGTTCCAGAATTTGACACCGTATGCTTCAACGAAGCTGTAGGTGTTGTTCATGGTCCAGTTCAGACTCAGTTTGGCTACCATCTTGTGGAAGTTACTGAACGCCAGGATTAG